A region of Panicum virgatum strain AP13 chromosome 8N, P.virgatum_v5, whole genome shotgun sequence DNA encodes the following proteins:
- the LOC120685299 gene encoding uncharacterized protein LOC120685299: protein MAPAGGGDSMMTREQLLHLFSRFSFLTSLPEVKQRIADAVRDKQEAVAVTTEIQEEILREMGVDPSFGIGCLGKVNLVYENDKDLMIKFYQFVAKEEMAIDEAELEPREMAEKLHAQQILQEQQLNMLVEMRKYSPESQSVILRNLRKQWEEANFDISASILSPKQIQETIQK from the exons atggcgccggcgggcggcggcgacagcaTGATGACGAGGGAACAGCTGCTCCACCTCTTCTCCCGCTTCTCCTTCCTCACCTCCCTCCCCG AGGTCAAGCAGCGGATCGCCGACGCCGTCAGGGATAAGCAG GAGGCTGTTGCCGTGACCACAGAGATACAAGAGGAGATCCTTCGCGAGATGGGTGTAG ATCCAAGTTTTGGTATTGGTTGCCTAGGAAAGGTCAACCTTGTTTATGAAAATGACAAGGATTTGATGATTAAATTCTATCAGTTTGTTGCCAA GGAAGAGATGGCTATTGATGAAGCTGAGCTTGAACCTAGAGAAATGGCTGAAAAACTACATGCTCAACAAATACTACAAGAACAG CAACTGAACATGCTAGTTGAAATGAGGAAATATAGCCCAGAGAGCCAATCTGTCATACTTCGGAAT TTGCGGAAACAATGGGAGGAAGCTAATTTTGACATCAGCGCGTCGATCTTGAGTCCAAAGCAAATTCAAGAGACCATTCAGAAGTGA
- the LOC120685298 gene encoding alpha-ketoglutarate-dependent dioxygenase alkB-like isoform X2, with translation MYGASDPAAADRTAFRRAEKQYKLYKPPNLKGRSRSRSKPDGVEGGCGDLSAVVDFHALLAADGELPAGIGRSNCAGFDHPVFCFLDRPGFYFIPGALSTEEQCYWIRESLKTFPQPPNRTNLTAIYGSISDLFVAAKNRKILVEVENSDVQEKEQNNGDGKTESKYSKFVEDSEIQKGEGCRSTRATTLMRKLRWSTLGLQFDWSKRNYDVSLPHKRIPDALANLAKNMAIPAMPFGEEFKPEAAIVNYYGPSDMLGGHVDDMEADWTKPIVSISLGCKCIFLLGGKTRDEVPTAMFLRSGDIVLMAGEARERFHGVPRIFTESDQQEISALVSQLSGEDDCFILDYIKNSRINIFTGVRCICRVPWFVKWHLE, from the exons atgTACGGCGCTTCCGACCCCGCCGCTGCGGACCGCACGGCGTTCCGGCGGGCGGAGAAGCAGTACAAGCTCTACAAGCCGCCCAACCTCAAGGGAAGGTCCAGGTCCAG GAGCAAGCCGGACGGCGTTGAGGGAGGCTGCGGTGACCTTTCAGCGGTGGTTGACTTCCACGCGCTGCTTGCGGCCGACGGGGAGCTGCCCGCCGGGATCGGCCGGAGCAACTGCGCCGGGTTCGACCACCCCGTGTTCTGCTTCTTGGACCGGCCGG GATTCTATTTCATTCCTGGCGCTCTATCAACTGAGGAACAATGCTATTGGATTAGGGAAAGCTTGAAAACATTTCCACAGCCACCTAATAGGACTAATTTGACTGCTATATATGGTTCAATTTCTGACTTGTTCGTTGCTGCTAAAAATCGAAAGATCCTGGTTGAAGTGGAAAATTCTGATGTACAAGAAAAAGAACAGAATAATGGTGATGGAAAAACGGAATCTAAATACTCCAAATTTGTGGAAGACTCAGAGATCCAGAAGGGTGAAGGGTGTAGGTCAACCAGAGCAACTACTCTCATGCGCAAGCTCCGGTGGAGCACCCTTGGCCTGCAATTTGATTGGTCAAAA CGCAACTATGATGTATCACTTCCACACAAGAGGATTCCAGATGCCCTAGCTAATCTTGCAAAAAATATGGCTATTCCAGCTATGCCTTTTGGAGAAGAATTCAAGCCAGAAGCTGCTATAGTGAACTATTATGGTCCAA GTGATATGCTCGGTGGCCATGTTGATGACATGGAAGCAGATTGGACAAAACCTATTGTAAGCATAAG TTTGGGTTGCAAGTGCATCTTTCTTCTTGGAGGAAAGACAAGAGATGAAGTTCCAACAGCAATGTTCCTGCGAAGCGGTGATATAGTACTGATGGCTGGGGAAGCACGAGAACGCTTCCATG GTGTACCACGGATCTTCACAGAAAGCGACCAACAAGAAATCTCTGCACTGGTTTCACAACTATCTGGTGAAGATGACTGCTTTATCTTGGACTACATCAAGAATTCCAGGATAAAT ATCTTCACTGGAGTCAGGTGCATTTGCAGAGTACCATGGTTCGTTAAGTGGCATCTGGAATAG
- the LOC120685298 gene encoding alpha-ketoglutarate-dependent dioxygenase alkB-like isoform X1 produces MYGASDPAAADRTAFRRAEKQYKLYKPPNLKGRSRSRSRSKPDGVEGGCGDLSAVVDFHALLAADGELPAGIGRSNCAGFDHPVFCFLDRPGFYFIPGALSTEEQCYWIRESLKTFPQPPNRTNLTAIYGSISDLFVAAKNRKILVEVENSDVQEKEQNNGDGKTESKYSKFVEDSEIQKGEGCRSTRATTLMRKLRWSTLGLQFDWSKRNYDVSLPHKRIPDALANLAKNMAIPAMPFGEEFKPEAAIVNYYGPSDMLGGHVDDMEADWTKPIVSISLGCKCIFLLGGKTRDEVPTAMFLRSGDIVLMAGEARERFHGVPRIFTESDQQEISALVSQLSGEDDCFILDYIKNSRINIFTGVRCICRVPWFVKWHLE; encoded by the exons atgTACGGCGCTTCCGACCCCGCCGCTGCGGACCGCACGGCGTTCCGGCGGGCGGAGAAGCAGTACAAGCTCTACAAGCCGCCCAACCTCAAGGGAAGGTCCAGGTCCAGGTCCAG GAGCAAGCCGGACGGCGTTGAGGGAGGCTGCGGTGACCTTTCAGCGGTGGTTGACTTCCACGCGCTGCTTGCGGCCGACGGGGAGCTGCCCGCCGGGATCGGCCGGAGCAACTGCGCCGGGTTCGACCACCCCGTGTTCTGCTTCTTGGACCGGCCGG GATTCTATTTCATTCCTGGCGCTCTATCAACTGAGGAACAATGCTATTGGATTAGGGAAAGCTTGAAAACATTTCCACAGCCACCTAATAGGACTAATTTGACTGCTATATATGGTTCAATTTCTGACTTGTTCGTTGCTGCTAAAAATCGAAAGATCCTGGTTGAAGTGGAAAATTCTGATGTACAAGAAAAAGAACAGAATAATGGTGATGGAAAAACGGAATCTAAATACTCCAAATTTGTGGAAGACTCAGAGATCCAGAAGGGTGAAGGGTGTAGGTCAACCAGAGCAACTACTCTCATGCGCAAGCTCCGGTGGAGCACCCTTGGCCTGCAATTTGATTGGTCAAAA CGCAACTATGATGTATCACTTCCACACAAGAGGATTCCAGATGCCCTAGCTAATCTTGCAAAAAATATGGCTATTCCAGCTATGCCTTTTGGAGAAGAATTCAAGCCAGAAGCTGCTATAGTGAACTATTATGGTCCAA GTGATATGCTCGGTGGCCATGTTGATGACATGGAAGCAGATTGGACAAAACCTATTGTAAGCATAAG TTTGGGTTGCAAGTGCATCTTTCTTCTTGGAGGAAAGACAAGAGATGAAGTTCCAACAGCAATGTTCCTGCGAAGCGGTGATATAGTACTGATGGCTGGGGAAGCACGAGAACGCTTCCATG GTGTACCACGGATCTTCACAGAAAGCGACCAACAAGAAATCTCTGCACTGGTTTCACAACTATCTGGTGAAGATGACTGCTTTATCTTGGACTACATCAAGAATTCCAGGATAAAT ATCTTCACTGGAGTCAGGTGCATTTGCAGAGTACCATGGTTCGTTAAGTGGCATCTGGAATAG
- the LOC120685298 gene encoding alpha-ketoglutarate-dependent dioxygenase alkB-like isoform X4, producing the protein MYGASDPAAADRTAFRRAEKQYKLYKPPNLKGRSRSRSKPDGVEGGCGDLSAVVDFHALLAADGELPAGIGRSNCAGFDHPVFCFLDRPGFYFIPGALSTEEQCYWIRESLKTFPQPPNRTNLTAIYGSISDLFVAAKNRKILVEVENSDVQEKEQNNGDGKTESKYSKFVEDSEIQKGEGCRSTRATTLMRKLRWSTLGLQFDWSKRNYDVSLPHKRIPDALANLAKNMAIPAMPFGEEFKPEAAIVNYYGPSDMLGGHVDDMEADWTKPIVSISLGCKCIFLLGGKTRDEVPTAMFLRSGDIVLMAGEARERFHGVPRIFTESDQQEISALVSQLSGEDDCFILDYIKNSRININIRQVY; encoded by the exons atgTACGGCGCTTCCGACCCCGCCGCTGCGGACCGCACGGCGTTCCGGCGGGCGGAGAAGCAGTACAAGCTCTACAAGCCGCCCAACCTCAAGGGAAGGTCCAGGTCCAG GAGCAAGCCGGACGGCGTTGAGGGAGGCTGCGGTGACCTTTCAGCGGTGGTTGACTTCCACGCGCTGCTTGCGGCCGACGGGGAGCTGCCCGCCGGGATCGGCCGGAGCAACTGCGCCGGGTTCGACCACCCCGTGTTCTGCTTCTTGGACCGGCCGG GATTCTATTTCATTCCTGGCGCTCTATCAACTGAGGAACAATGCTATTGGATTAGGGAAAGCTTGAAAACATTTCCACAGCCACCTAATAGGACTAATTTGACTGCTATATATGGTTCAATTTCTGACTTGTTCGTTGCTGCTAAAAATCGAAAGATCCTGGTTGAAGTGGAAAATTCTGATGTACAAGAAAAAGAACAGAATAATGGTGATGGAAAAACGGAATCTAAATACTCCAAATTTGTGGAAGACTCAGAGATCCAGAAGGGTGAAGGGTGTAGGTCAACCAGAGCAACTACTCTCATGCGCAAGCTCCGGTGGAGCACCCTTGGCCTGCAATTTGATTGGTCAAAA CGCAACTATGATGTATCACTTCCACACAAGAGGATTCCAGATGCCCTAGCTAATCTTGCAAAAAATATGGCTATTCCAGCTATGCCTTTTGGAGAAGAATTCAAGCCAGAAGCTGCTATAGTGAACTATTATGGTCCAA GTGATATGCTCGGTGGCCATGTTGATGACATGGAAGCAGATTGGACAAAACCTATTGTAAGCATAAG TTTGGGTTGCAAGTGCATCTTTCTTCTTGGAGGAAAGACAAGAGATGAAGTTCCAACAGCAATGTTCCTGCGAAGCGGTGATATAGTACTGATGGCTGGGGAAGCACGAGAACGCTTCCATG GTGTACCACGGATCTTCACAGAAAGCGACCAACAAGAAATCTCTGCACTGGTTTCACAACTATCTGGTGAAGATGACTGCTTTATCTTGGACTACATCAAGAATTCCAGGATAAATATCAACATCAGACAAGTCTACTGA
- the LOC120685298 gene encoding alpha-ketoglutarate-dependent dioxygenase alkB-like isoform X3, translated as MYGASDPAAADRTAFRRAEKQYKLYKPPNLKGRSRSRSRSKPDGVEGGCGDLSAVVDFHALLAADGELPAGIGRSNCAGFDHPVFCFLDRPGFYFIPGALSTEEQCYWIRESLKTFPQPPNRTNLTAIYGSISDLFVAAKNRKILVEVENSDVQEKEQNNGDGKTESKYSKFVEDSEIQKGEGCRSTRATTLMRKLRWSTLGLQFDWSKRNYDVSLPHKRIPDALANLAKNMAIPAMPFGEEFKPEAAIVNYYGPSDMLGGHVDDMEADWTKPIVSISLGCKCIFLLGGKTRDEVPTAMFLRSGDIVLMAGEARERFHGVPRIFTESDQQEISALVSQLSGEDDCFILDYIKNSRININIRQVY; from the exons atgTACGGCGCTTCCGACCCCGCCGCTGCGGACCGCACGGCGTTCCGGCGGGCGGAGAAGCAGTACAAGCTCTACAAGCCGCCCAACCTCAAGGGAAGGTCCAGGTCCAGGTCCAG GAGCAAGCCGGACGGCGTTGAGGGAGGCTGCGGTGACCTTTCAGCGGTGGTTGACTTCCACGCGCTGCTTGCGGCCGACGGGGAGCTGCCCGCCGGGATCGGCCGGAGCAACTGCGCCGGGTTCGACCACCCCGTGTTCTGCTTCTTGGACCGGCCGG GATTCTATTTCATTCCTGGCGCTCTATCAACTGAGGAACAATGCTATTGGATTAGGGAAAGCTTGAAAACATTTCCACAGCCACCTAATAGGACTAATTTGACTGCTATATATGGTTCAATTTCTGACTTGTTCGTTGCTGCTAAAAATCGAAAGATCCTGGTTGAAGTGGAAAATTCTGATGTACAAGAAAAAGAACAGAATAATGGTGATGGAAAAACGGAATCTAAATACTCCAAATTTGTGGAAGACTCAGAGATCCAGAAGGGTGAAGGGTGTAGGTCAACCAGAGCAACTACTCTCATGCGCAAGCTCCGGTGGAGCACCCTTGGCCTGCAATTTGATTGGTCAAAA CGCAACTATGATGTATCACTTCCACACAAGAGGATTCCAGATGCCCTAGCTAATCTTGCAAAAAATATGGCTATTCCAGCTATGCCTTTTGGAGAAGAATTCAAGCCAGAAGCTGCTATAGTGAACTATTATGGTCCAA GTGATATGCTCGGTGGCCATGTTGATGACATGGAAGCAGATTGGACAAAACCTATTGTAAGCATAAG TTTGGGTTGCAAGTGCATCTTTCTTCTTGGAGGAAAGACAAGAGATGAAGTTCCAACAGCAATGTTCCTGCGAAGCGGTGATATAGTACTGATGGCTGGGGAAGCACGAGAACGCTTCCATG GTGTACCACGGATCTTCACAGAAAGCGACCAACAAGAAATCTCTGCACTGGTTTCACAACTATCTGGTGAAGATGACTGCTTTATCTTGGACTACATCAAGAATTCCAGGATAAATATCAACATCAGACAAGTCTACTGA
- the LOC120686410 gene encoding probable methyltransferase At1g27930, giving the protein MHTGGGGGGGGGSRMLPPKQLLTIIIVIFSTLSFIKLLLLTSSSSGVSSPRSPAWDAGGGVGNGTARSALAAKELALLRSLVAARAPCRLLVFGLSPQLVALARLNSGAGSGAAAAATAFVTDSADDADAARRVLSSGRKAGGAPAGSVAVHRARYRDAAAEAWPLLRRARGSPACRRPTGAVRKSGCPLALTSLPREVLDARWDVVVVDGPSGAAPGEPGRMGTIYTAAALARASAAAGGDGKVDVAVHDVDRTVERWYAWEFLCEDNLVAAKGRLWHFRVGAGGPPDAFCNTGPVQIL; this is encoded by the coding sequence ATgcacaccggcggcggcggcggcggcggcgggggaagtAGGATGCTGCCGCCGAAGCAGCTGCTGaccatcatcatcgtcatcttctccacGCTCTCCTTCATCAAGCTGCTGCTCCTCACCAGCTCCTCGTCCGGGGTCTCCTCCCCCCGCAGCCCGGCgtgggacgccggcggcggcgttggcaaCGGGACGGCCAGGAGCGCGCTCGCCGCCAAGGAGCTCGCGCTGCTCCGCTCCCtcgtcgccgcgcgcgcgccgtgcaGGCTGCTGGTGTTCGGCCTCTCCCCGCAGCTCGTCGCGCTCGCCAGGCTCAACTCCGGCGCCGGCTCcggggccgccgctgccgccacggcCTTCGTCACCGACAGCGCCGACGACGcggacgccgcgcgccgcgtgcTCAGCTCCGGGCGCAAGGCCGGCGGCGCACCGGCCGGCTCCGTGGCCGTCCACCGGGCGAGGTaccgcgacgcggcggcggaggcgtggccgctgctgcggcgcgcgcgggggagCCCCGCGTGCCGGCGGCCCACGGGGGCGGTGCGCAAGTCCGGGTGCCCGCTGGCGCTCACGTCGCTGCCCCGCGAGGTGCTCGACGCGCGGTGGGATGTGGTGGTCGTCGACGGGcccagcggcgcggcgccgggggaGCCCGGCCGGATGGGCACCATCTACACCGCCGCGGCGCTGGCGCGCgcatccgcggcggcggggggcgacGGCAAGGTGGACGTGGCGGTGCACGACGTGGACCGGACCGTCGAGCGGTGGTACGCGTGGGAGTTCCTCTGCGAGGACAACCTCGTCGCCGCCAAGGGCCGCCTCTGGCACTTccgcgtcggcgccggcggcccgccGGACGCGTTCTGCAACACCGGCCCCGTCCAGATCTTGTAG